Within Oceanicoccus sp. KOV_DT_Chl, the genomic segment TTATCGCCAACGGAGTAGTAGACCATATAACGAGCGCTAATAAATACGCCAACTTAGTCAACAATTTCTGCTCCGCTTATTTCTTCCAGGTCAACTCGCGATATTAATTCGCGTGCATAAAACAATACTCGTTAACTTAATTGCAAGTTATCGAGTTGCTGCTGATTGAGCCAACAACCATGCACCCCATAAGGCACTCGTTGTGGCAGATGCAATTTAGCAAGCTCTTCCATACTGGCCGCATCAATAATCACCACGTATGAACTCTCTTCCGACATTAATATATCAATAAGATAACCGTCATCCTCGGCACTGGCATTAGCTTTAGCTACATATAGAGCTTCGCCGCCCAAGTGATCTCCATAGTCAAAATATTTGACTTCTTTTTCATTGAGTAAGTCGTACTTCATAACGCCCTTACCCATAATGCCGCCACTGCCTTGCTCATCCAGTAAATACGCATACTGTGTTTTTTGACCGATATAGGCCGTGTTATAACTGGGACGCTCATAAAAATGTTCCATTAGCTGCCGCTGCTCCGTCACTTCACCGGTATCCAGATTCAATCGATAAACATGCATCTGGGCATGCGGTTCCCTTGGCGAATGGATAGGCACATCCGAAGGATAAGAGCGAAACACAGGCGTATACAACACAATATCAGTACCGCCATCGGCTCGCGTTTCTTCCCAGCCATTAATGGTATGCCATATATGCCCCGGCAGATCAGTCACAAACCAGCGGATAGCTTCACCTGCCTTGTGGTTACGATTAATCACCCCAAAACGCATTTTATAATCGGCATCAAAATAGAAAGGGCTCTTATGCTCACCGGTTAAACCCTTGCTATCAAAGCGCATAGACAGGTCTGGGAAAACGGTAAAGTTTTTAGTTAAAAAGTAATCATGTAAAAAACTTAATGCGGGCTTAGCTTCATACAATAAATCGTGACTCTTTAACTTACCTTCACTCACAATGCTGTAGTGAATCTTGCCACTCATAATATCAGTACTATAGGTATACCAATCACCAGTCGCCGGATCAATCTTGGGATGGGCGGTGAACGGCGTGTCTAGCTGATTACCAAATCTCTCCCACTCGCCGTCGCCATCAATATGCAATCGGCCTGCACTATTTTTTAGCTGCAGCGAAAACGGGTAACCCGTTTCCTGCAAACAATATAATTTCCCATGATGGTATTGGATAGCCGTAGTAGCAGAACTATTCTCACAATTATCCAAAGCAGGAATAACTTTGAAACGCTTTTTCAACAAATCTACAATGATTTTGAATAAAGCCGCTTTTCCGCCACCAGCAAGATCACCAAACTGACTGTAAATTTCATCTCCAGCAGCATCCTCGATTTTAAAACGAGGGGTTCTCACATAGGTATTGGAGTAAGTGGCCACGCCGTCTTTAATTTGAAGCTGATGCAACATGCCCGCGCCATTAAACATATGCATGCGGCTATTCGTATTTTCAAACTGGGTATTGGTGCCATTGCGAATATAAACGCCTTCCAAATCGGCAGGAATCGTCCCCTCTACTTTCACTTCAGCATGACTTAATTCGTTATGCACGGGAAGAAAACCCGGCTTTGAATAGGCGATGTTACGATTATAATTTTCAATATCCAAAGCTTGCGCAATTTTTTTATCCGCTAATGACAGCAAGGGACGGGGAAATAGAACCAACAATATAATCAGCGCTAACGGCACCGCTAGCAGACACAAAATAAGATAAGCGACAATTGATAACATAATTTATTTTCCTGACACGATTGATAAGCATATGCAGGCCAATGACCCGCTAAAGGTACGGAGATTAAATTTTAGTCATTATGGTCACACCCGGACTAACTTAAAATTATTGCCCAGATTTTTCCTATGTCGTCGCCGCTATCAGCCAAGACACAAAACACAACACTAAATGGTTGCCAGTACAACATAGAAAGCGCCAAATCGCACTGGCCAAAGGGCTTAGTCGTTGCATTTGCTGT encodes:
- a CDS encoding carotenoid oxygenase family protein → MLSIVAYLILCLLAVPLALIILLVLFPRPLLSLADKKIAQALDIENYNRNIAYSKPGFLPVHNELSHAEVKVEGTIPADLEGVYIRNGTNTQFENTNSRMHMFNGAGMLHQLQIKDGVATYSNTYVRTPRFKIEDAAGDEIYSQFGDLAGGGKAALFKIIVDLLKKRFKVIPALDNCENSSATTAIQYHHGKLYCLQETGYPFSLQLKNSAGRLHIDGDGEWERFGNQLDTPFTAHPKIDPATGDWYTYSTDIMSGKIHYSIVSEGKLKSHDLLYEAKPALSFLHDYFLTKNFTVFPDLSMRFDSKGLTGEHKSPFYFDADYKMRFGVINRNHKAGEAIRWFVTDLPGHIWHTINGWEETRADGGTDIVLYTPVFRSYPSDVPIHSPREPHAQMHVYRLNLDTGEVTEQRQLMEHFYERPSYNTAYIGQKTQYAYLLDEQGSGGIMGKGVMKYDLLNEKEVKYFDYGDHLGGEALYVAKANASAEDDGYLIDILMSEESSYVVIIDAASMEELAKLHLPQRVPYGVHGCWLNQQQLDNLQLS